In Reichenbachiella agarivorans, one genomic interval encodes:
- a CDS encoding START-like domain-containing protein — protein sequence MSKFKYVGEYEVRASKKMLYPYLSTASGLAQWFADNVNIDEDKNFTFYWDGEESRAQMTSHRTNSQVRFDFISDDEDPSYLEFKLDMNELTQEVFIRVTDYSDMDDEQELKDLWESLIHSLRELVGG from the coding sequence ATGAGTAAATTCAAATATGTAGGTGAGTACGAAGTAAGGGCGTCCAAAAAGATGTTATATCCTTATCTATCTACCGCTAGTGGTTTAGCACAGTGGTTTGCAGACAATGTGAACATAGATGAGGATAAGAATTTTACTTTTTATTGGGATGGAGAGGAGAGTCGTGCACAAATGACATCACATCGAACCAATAGTCAGGTTAGATTTGATTTTATCTCTGATGATGAAGATCCCAGTTATTTGGAGTTCAAATTGGATATGAATGAACTGACTCAGGAAGTTTTCATTCGAGTGACAGATTACTCTGATATGGATGATGAGCAAGAGCTAAAAGACCTGTGGGAAAGTTTGATTCATAGTCTGAGAGAACTGGTGGGGGGTTAA
- the leuS gene encoding leucine--tRNA ligase — protein MAEYNHSEIEKKWQQYWSDNQTFKAEVDPSKPKFYALDMFPYPSGAGLHVGHPLGYIASDIISRYKRTKGFNVLHPMGFDAFGLPAEQYAIQTGQHPAITTEENIARYKEQLKNIGFSFDWSKEVRTCDASYYKWTQWIFIQLFNSWYNNDSNHAESIDSLIQIFAKEGNSKVNAVSDDAVNTFSASDWNGYSEKEKQEILLQYRLTYLSTTTVNWCPELGTVLAQDEIKDGFSERGGFPVVKKQMKQWSMRITAYAERLLQGLDTLDWSEPLKEMQRNWIGKSQGAEMTLDIEGHEEKITVFTTRIDTVLGVTFLVLAPELELIKKITTDEQRAEVEAYVEVARNKSERDRMTNVKTVSGAFTGAYAINPFDGQKVPVWIADYVLAGYGTGAVMAVPGGDQRDYDFAKHFDLPILPIYEGMDVSKEANPTKEGKIINKGMLEGLTFKEATATAIKFLEDKGIGTGKINYRIRDAIFARQRYWGEPVPVYFKDSIPYPVDVADLPIVLPEIDKYLPTADGDPPLARAENFTYTPKGETTSYPLEMSTMPGWAGSSWYWYRYMDAQNDEAFVADDVQKYWKDVDLYIGGTEHATGHLLYSRFWNKFLFDMGYVEQEEPFKKLVNQGMIQGRSNFVYRIKGSNQFVSFNKKEEYDYSPMHVEVSLVNNDVLDTEAFKAWRPDLKDAEFILEDDKYVCGYEVEKMSKSKYNVVNPDDIIEKYGADTLRMYEMFLGPLEQFKPWNTHGIDGVSKFLRKTWRLFHNAQDEWAVSEEKATPEELKILHKAIKKIEDDINNLSLNTSVSTLMIAVNELTALKCSKKEILEDLVIILSPFAPHISEELWLKLGHKNGISTATFPAFDESLLTESTHEYPISINGKVRAKISFPTDMDKGEIEKQVLVHEVVLKWTEGKAPKKTIIVPNRIINIVV, from the coding sequence ATGGCAGAATACAACCACTCCGAGATCGAAAAAAAATGGCAACAATACTGGTCAGACAACCAAACTTTCAAAGCTGAGGTTGATCCTTCCAAACCCAAATTCTATGCTTTGGACATGTTTCCATACCCATCAGGAGCAGGCTTGCATGTCGGGCATCCATTAGGGTACATTGCCTCTGACATCATCTCAAGATACAAGCGCACCAAAGGATTCAACGTACTGCATCCAATGGGTTTTGATGCCTTCGGTCTGCCTGCCGAGCAATATGCCATCCAAACTGGTCAGCATCCTGCAATCACAACAGAAGAAAACATCGCTCGATACAAAGAGCAATTGAAAAATATAGGTTTCTCCTTTGATTGGAGCAAAGAGGTCAGAACCTGTGACGCTAGTTATTACAAATGGACTCAGTGGATTTTCATCCAATTGTTCAACTCGTGGTACAACAATGACAGCAACCATGCAGAATCTATCGATAGTTTGATTCAAATATTTGCCAAAGAAGGAAATAGCAAAGTCAATGCAGTCTCGGATGATGCAGTCAATACATTCTCCGCCTCAGACTGGAACGGCTATTCCGAAAAAGAAAAACAAGAAATCCTCCTTCAGTATAGATTGACCTATCTATCTACCACCACGGTCAACTGGTGTCCAGAACTAGGTACAGTACTCGCGCAAGACGAAATCAAGGATGGTTTCTCCGAAAGAGGTGGCTTCCCTGTGGTCAAAAAACAAATGAAGCAATGGAGCATGCGCATTACTGCCTATGCGGAAAGATTGCTGCAAGGCCTGGACACACTAGATTGGTCTGAACCTTTGAAAGAAATGCAGCGCAACTGGATTGGAAAATCTCAGGGAGCTGAAATGACCCTAGATATCGAGGGTCATGAAGAAAAAATCACCGTGTTTACCACTAGGATAGATACGGTACTAGGTGTGACTTTTCTCGTATTGGCACCAGAACTTGAACTCATCAAAAAAATCACTACAGATGAGCAAAGAGCTGAAGTAGAAGCATATGTAGAGGTCGCGAGAAACAAATCCGAAAGAGACCGCATGACCAACGTCAAAACTGTCTCTGGCGCATTTACAGGAGCGTATGCCATCAATCCTTTCGATGGGCAGAAAGTCCCAGTATGGATAGCAGATTATGTACTAGCAGGATATGGTACAGGAGCAGTAATGGCTGTACCTGGTGGAGATCAACGAGACTATGATTTTGCCAAGCATTTTGATCTCCCGATCTTGCCAATCTACGAAGGCATGGATGTAAGTAAAGAAGCCAATCCTACCAAAGAAGGTAAAATTATCAACAAAGGCATGCTAGAAGGTCTTACCTTCAAAGAAGCCACAGCTACCGCAATCAAATTCCTAGAAGACAAAGGTATCGGTACTGGCAAGATCAACTACAGAATCAGAGATGCAATTTTCGCAAGACAGAGGTATTGGGGCGAGCCTGTACCCGTTTACTTCAAGGATAGCATTCCGTATCCAGTGGACGTGGCTGATTTGCCCATTGTATTGCCTGAGATCGACAAATACCTACCTACTGCTGATGGAGATCCTCCGCTGGCGAGAGCAGAGAACTTCACTTACACGCCCAAAGGAGAAACGACAAGCTATCCTTTGGAGATGAGTACTATGCCGGGCTGGGCAGGATCGAGTTGGTATTGGTACAGATACATGGATGCACAGAATGACGAAGCATTCGTAGCGGATGACGTGCAAAAATATTGGAAAGATGTAGATCTCTACATCGGTGGTACTGAGCATGCGACTGGTCACCTACTCTACTCTCGTTTTTGGAACAAATTCTTGTTTGACATGGGATATGTGGAGCAAGAAGAACCTTTCAAAAAACTGGTAAATCAAGGAATGATTCAGGGACGATCCAATTTTGTCTATCGCATCAAAGGAAGCAATCAATTCGTTTCTTTCAACAAAAAGGAAGAATACGACTACTCTCCTATGCACGTAGAAGTGAGCCTTGTCAACAATGATGTATTGGATACAGAAGCATTCAAGGCTTGGAGACCTGATCTAAAAGATGCAGAATTCATCTTGGAGGACGACAAATATGTCTGTGGCTATGAGGTAGAAAAGATGTCCAAGTCCAAATACAATGTCGTAAATCCAGATGACATCATCGAAAAATACGGCGCAGATACACTTAGAATGTACGAGATGTTCTTGGGACCATTGGAGCAGTTCAAGCCGTGGAACACGCATGGTATAGACGGTGTATCTAAGTTCTTGCGCAAGACTTGGAGACTATTCCACAATGCGCAGGACGAGTGGGCAGTATCTGAGGAGAAAGCCACTCCTGAGGAACTAAAAATCCTGCACAAAGCAATCAAAAAGATAGAGGATGACATCAATAACTTGTCTCTCAATACTTCTGTGAGTACGCTGATGATTGCCGTCAATGAATTGACTGCATTGAAGTGCAGCAAGAAAGAAATATTGGAAGACCTCGTCATCATTCTTTCTCCATTTGCACCACACATCAGTGAAGAGCTATGGCTGAAATTGGGTCATAAAAATGGCATCAGCACAGCTACTTTCCCAGCTTTTGACGAAAGTCTCTTGACAGAAAGTACACACGAGTACCCTATCTCGATCAACGGAAAAGTGAGAGCCAAAATCAGTTTCCCCACAGACATGGACAAA
- a CDS encoding thioredoxin family protein, whose translation MRDYTKIFMILVAVAVIGSSYALVEKEPKATEVKWYTFEEAVALNKTKPKKIFIDVYTDWCGWCKKMDAGTFNHPEIAKYLNEKYYPVKLNAEQREDIQFNDHTFKWQDTGRNGIHELAYSLLNGKMSYPTVVFMDEEFRLLSPVPGYLEVGVFDKIIRYYGGDNYKSTPWEEFQENYKPSF comes from the coding sequence ATGAGAGATTACACAAAGATATTCATGATTTTGGTCGCTGTAGCAGTGATTGGGTCGTCTTATGCGCTGGTTGAAAAAGAACCCAAAGCAACAGAAGTAAAGTGGTACACTTTCGAAGAGGCCGTAGCATTGAACAAAACCAAACCCAAGAAAATTTTTATAGACGTATATACCGACTGGTGTGGATGGTGCAAGAAAATGGATGCAGGCACATTCAATCATCCAGAAATTGCCAAATACCTCAATGAAAAGTATTATCCAGTCAAATTGAACGCAGAGCAACGTGAAGACATTCAATTCAATGATCACACCTTTAAGTGGCAAGACACAGGGAGAAATGGTATCCACGAATTGGCTTATTCCCTGCTCAATGGCAAAATGAGTTACCCCACTGTGGTGTTTATGGACGAAGAATTTAGGTTGTTGTCACCAGTCCCTGGATATTTAGAAGTAGGGGTGTTTGATAAAATCATCAGGTACTACGGGGGTGATAATTACAAGTCCACTCCATGGGAAGAGTTTCAGGAAAACTACAAACCGAGTTTTTGA
- a CDS encoding bifunctional adenosylcobinamide kinase/adenosylcobinamide-phosphate guanylyltransferase codes for MIIYITGGERSGKSGFAQQLAQDFSDKPYYLATAKKWDQEFEERISRHQSDRDERWTTIEEQIYLGDVLPENTTIVIDCVTLWLTNIFSTQQYERDKSFAQAKEQFLKLIAYEGTLLIISNEIGMGLHADSKMGRDFVELQGWTNQLIAQHADEAYFLISGLAQRIK; via the coding sequence ATGATCATATATATTACAGGAGGTGAGCGGTCTGGCAAATCAGGCTTTGCACAACAATTGGCACAGGATTTTTCTGACAAGCCTTATTATTTGGCAACAGCCAAAAAATGGGATCAAGAATTCGAAGAGCGAATCTCTCGACATCAATCAGATCGGGACGAGCGTTGGACAACTATCGAAGAGCAAATATATCTAGGCGATGTTCTCCCAGAAAATACCACTATAGTCATCGACTGTGTCACCTTATGGCTCACAAACATCTTTTCTACCCAGCAGTATGAAAGAGACAAATCATTTGCCCAGGCCAAAGAACAATTCTTAAAACTCATCGCCTATGAGGGCACCTTGCTCATCATCTCCAACGAAATCGGAATGGGCTTGCATGCAGACTCCAAAATGGGCAGAGATTTCGTAGAATTGCAGGGCTGGACCAATCAGCTCATAGCACAACATGCCGATGAGGCATATTTCCTGATCTCAGGTTTGGCACAGAGGATTAAATAG
- a CDS encoding YncE family protein codes for MKTNTLFNNFLKASLLVFVLAFSACTEDDGSKFTPGQDGFFIVNEGAWGNANTSLSYFDKATLTVTNNLFETNTGRPLGDQAQSMTVFNDLGYIVVQNSSKLEVISTLDYSSVATISEGLSSPTYFLGISANKGYVSDWGPDGVTSSIKIIDLTTNTITDSISTGAGTNQMVLVDNMVYAANSGGWGYDNTVVVIDTETDEIIKTIEVGDNPSTLAVDKNENVWVTGNGLTDYVNAENSTPAFLAKIDSENNTVELKINAPETGIGPSRLNIDSEGKTLVFKYKSGISTAPIEVTSVSDFTEIIAADQFTSLYGFGIDKSENHIIAGDAPDFTNPGSIKRYELNGTFIDQYTVGIGPNGIAY; via the coding sequence ATGAAAACAAACACACTTTTCAACAACTTTTTGAAAGCCTCTTTATTGGTTTTCGTTCTAGCATTTTCTGCATGTACAGAGGATGATGGCAGCAAATTCACGCCTGGACAGGATGGATTTTTCATCGTCAATGAGGGAGCTTGGGGCAATGCCAACACCAGTTTATCTTATTTCGACAAGGCTACATTAACAGTAACCAACAACCTGTTCGAAACCAACACAGGCAGACCACTGGGTGATCAAGCACAATCCATGACAGTATTCAATGATCTAGGATATATTGTCGTACAAAACTCATCAAAGCTAGAAGTAATCAGTACTTTGGATTATTCCTCAGTAGCTACGATCTCTGAAGGACTTTCTTCCCCAACATATTTCTTGGGAATAAGTGCAAACAAAGGATATGTATCTGATTGGGGGCCTGATGGTGTGACAAGTTCTATCAAAATAATCGATCTTACTACCAATACCATCACCGATTCCATCAGTACAGGTGCAGGAACCAATCAAATGGTTTTGGTGGACAACATGGTCTATGCAGCCAATTCTGGAGGTTGGGGTTATGATAACACTGTAGTGGTCATAGATACTGAGACAGACGAAATCATCAAAACAATAGAAGTAGGGGACAATCCATCTACTTTGGCTGTCGATAAAAACGAAAATGTGTGGGTGACTGGTAACGGCCTTACAGACTATGTCAATGCTGAAAACTCTACACCTGCATTCTTAGCTAAGATTGACTCAGAAAACAATACTGTAGAATTGAAAATCAATGCACCAGAAACAGGCATAGGCCCTTCGCGTTTGAATATTGACTCAGAAGGTAAAACTCTTGTTTTCAAATACAAAAGCGGTATCAGTACTGCACCTATCGAAGTGACATCTGTATCAGACTTTACAGAGATCATCGCAGCAGATCAATTTACCAGCCTGTATGGTTTTGGCATAGACAAGTCCGAAAACCACATCATAGCAGGTGATGCTCCTGATTTCACCAACCCTGGGTCTATCAAACGATACGAATTGAATGGCACTTTCATCGACCAATATACTGTTGGCATTGGTCCAAATGGCATTGCATATTAA